One Natrinema longum genomic window carries:
- a CDS encoding 2-phosphosulfolactate phosphatase — MSVVTDDPLESKLLETIVPSRVRIPDDPAPGNYVVIDVAQFSTTVPELLANGAEYVYITEERGKEPAFKEEHPRAKIGGGSGPNYEGEAGYDFFNSPSFVQDVDVAGRPTAMTSTNGGNAVTDLRLAGGDDVEIYVGGLTNGKAVADHLRDSDRETYFVAAGSNGKPSPEDTVGALYIARHLHGVPPTEEQRETYREVVQFGKGPKYEEKPQVKRTDLYEYTLAFDSREIVPKLEGQRLVDAAASAAQRDERPS, encoded by the coding sequence ATGAGCGTCGTTACCGACGATCCACTCGAATCCAAACTGCTAGAGACGATCGTTCCCTCGCGTGTGAGGATCCCCGACGATCCCGCACCGGGAAATTACGTCGTCATCGACGTCGCCCAGTTTTCGACGACCGTTCCCGAGCTATTAGCCAACGGTGCGGAGTACGTCTACATCACCGAAGAGCGGGGGAAGGAGCCGGCGTTCAAAGAGGAGCACCCGCGAGCGAAGATCGGTGGCGGCTCCGGCCCGAACTACGAGGGCGAAGCGGGGTACGACTTCTTCAATTCGCCGAGTTTCGTTCAGGACGTCGACGTGGCCGGGCGACCGACGGCGATGACGTCGACCAACGGCGGAAACGCCGTCACCGATCTCCGGCTGGCCGGCGGCGACGACGTGGAGATCTACGTCGGCGGTCTGACGAACGGCAAAGCCGTCGCGGACCACCTCCGGGACAGCGATCGGGAAACGTATTTCGTCGCCGCCGGCTCGAACGGGAAACCCTCGCCTGAGGACACCGTCGGCGCGCTGTATATCGCCCGCCACCTCCACGGCGTCCCCCCGACCGAGGAACAACGCGAGACCTACCGCGAGGTCGTTCAGTTCGGGAAGGGGCCAAAGTACGAGGAGAAACCGCAGGTCAAGCGAACCGACCTCTACGAGTACACCCTCGCGTTCGACAGCCGGGAGATCGTCCCGAAACTCGAGGGACAGCGCCTCGTGGACGCGGCAGCCTCCGCCGCGCAACGCGATGAACGCCCGTCGTAA
- a CDS encoding energy-coupling factor transporter transmembrane component T family protein has protein sequence MRYLDGLRDAASVDAIKTDLLRTAYENEGSFLHRLDPRVLLLWYAVFLFVPWLFYDTGVLLGLLAFVSILAVLSRVSVFLVGVMAFSVASTLASYAVVTAFTGDPVAAVQALIPFTLKLTIISVSSLAVFSSMGPKTLAHGLRSLGVPRQFTFLITYGYRMLPVLFEEYHDLVNSYRLRSAAPDSPGRFRWRHYAYLLKLSMRAFYPMIFNVAKRSRVTVEAMETRGFSHSLHDEASAELQLADLRIRPVDVGFFAGSLAVVAAIALLL, from the coding sequence ATGAGATACCTCGACGGGCTCCGGGACGCGGCGTCGGTCGACGCGATCAAGACCGATCTGCTCCGGACGGCCTACGAAAACGAGGGCTCGTTCCTCCACCGCCTCGATCCCCGGGTCTTGCTCCTGTGGTACGCCGTCTTCTTGTTCGTCCCCTGGCTGTTCTACGACACCGGGGTGTTGCTGGGGCTGCTCGCGTTCGTCTCGATACTCGCGGTCCTCTCGCGGGTGAGCGTCTTTCTCGTCGGCGTGATGGCGTTCAGCGTCGCCTCGACCCTCGCGTCCTACGCGGTCGTAACCGCCTTCACCGGCGATCCGGTCGCGGCAGTCCAAGCGCTGATCCCGTTTACGCTAAAGCTGACGATCATCTCGGTCTCGAGTCTGGCCGTCTTCTCGAGCATGGGGCCGAAGACGCTCGCTCACGGCCTGCGCAGTCTCGGGGTTCCACGGCAGTTTACGTTTCTCATCACCTACGGCTACCGGATGCTCCCGGTGTTGTTCGAGGAGTATCACGACCTCGTCAACTCGTATCGATTGCGGAGTGCCGCGCCGGACTCGCCCGGACGGTTCCGCTGGCGACACTACGCGTACCTGCTCAAACTCTCGATGCGAGCGTTCTATCCGATGATCTTCAACGTCGCCAAACGGAGCCGGGTCACCGTCGAAGCGATGGAGACCAGGGGGTTCTCCCACTCGCTCCACGACGAGGCGAGCGCGGAGCTCCAGCTGGCGGACCTCCGGATCCGGCCGGTCGACGTGGGGTTCTTCGCCGGGTCGCTGGCCGTCGTGGCCGCCATCGCACTTCTCCTGTAG